One window of the Vigna radiata var. radiata cultivar VC1973A chromosome 1, Vradiata_ver6, whole genome shotgun sequence genome contains the following:
- the LOC106759872 gene encoding uncharacterized protein LOC106759872, with protein MARECYAAGLRVKQRSHAKLDDRSVVAAADLDPRLNTEDRMEPMGETQPFRLGDEPDKLTSIGKNLNKDHVKDIGQAVDEEVQKLLDAGFIREVKYTTWLANVVLVKNSTGKWRMCTDFTDLNKACPKDTYPLPSIDGLVDGVSGYEVLSFLDAYSSRSLEDHVKDLEEVLGQVRKYGMRLNPAKCTFGVNAGRFLGFMLTVRGIEANPDKCKAILEMRSPHNLKEIQRLVDRLTSLSRFIPELAEKIKPILKLMKKSALEGWNEECEETFKDVKGILTVPPVMGRPDPDHTLQVFLVVTDTAISAALIQEDPQFKLIYFLSRSLKETEVRYQKLEKIALSLSYVARRLRPYFQGHQVIVRTDYPIAKILRKPDLAGRMIGWSVELSEFGLQYEPRGSLKGQHLADFAVELPYAVDGHGWKLYVDGSACKTDGGAGIVLEGPNGIIIEQSIIFKFKASNNQAEYEALIAGMELARDIGAYSLECRTDSQNTRANRLSKLANGKEKGFLNSVIRQVLPEPSIRCFSICASNNPNSQNCWKDEIVRLIREQDERKNLHAEEAKKISRYCLIGDDLYRRGYVTPIMKCLSKEEADYVLRELHYGVCGRHTGGRALKARVLRAGFFWPTLEKDCLVFSQKCLSCQKHGNVFHAPATELHNIVSPWPFSQWGMDRVGPFPISRSQKKFLLVVVDYFTKWVEVEPLAKISTTQVKRFVWRLICRFGLPRTMITDNGRQFIDKRLQNFYKELGINSITSSVEHPQTNGQAEAANKIIVNELKKRLGEAKGGWVDEID; from the exons ATGGCGAGAGAATGTTATGCAGCTGGACTAAGAGTAAAGCAACGGTCGCACGCAAAACTGGATGATCGATCGGTAGTAGCGGCAGCTGATCTAGACCCAAGGTTAAATACCGAAGATCGAATGGAGCCTATGGGTGAAACTCAACCGTTCAGGTTGGGAGATGAACCAGATAAATTAACGTCAATTGGGAAGAATTTGAACAAAGACCACGTGAAAGATATCGGTCAG GCAGTAGATGAGGAGGTACAGAAGCTGTTGGATGCAGGTTTTATACGTGAAGTGAAGTACACAACTTGGTTGGCCAATGTGGTTCTGGTAAAAAATTCTACTGGTAAATGGAGAATGTGCACTGACTTCACTGATCTGAATAAGGCATGCCCTAAAGACACATACCCTCTCCCTAGTATAGATGGCTTGGTGGATGGGGTTTCTGGTTATGAAGTATTGAGCTTTTTAGATGCCTATTCGAG CCGTTCTTTGGAAGATCATGTTAAGGATTTGGAAGAGGTACTTGGACAGGTTAGAAAATACGGGATGAGGTTGAATCCCGCAAAATGCACGTTCGGTGTAAATGCAGGGAGATTTTTAGGATTCATGCTGACGGTCAGAGGAATAGAAGCTAACCCTGATAAGTGTAAAGCCATTCTGGAGATGCGAAGTCCACATAATTTGAAAGAAATACAACGATTGGTCGATCGGCTGACGTCCTTGTCACGATTTATTCCAGAGTTGGCAGAGAAGATTAAGCCTATTTTAAAGCTTATGAAGAAAAGCGCGTTAGAAGGGTGGAATGAGGAGTGTGAAGAGACGTTTAAGGATGTTAAGGGAATTCTGACTGTCCCACCCGTTATGGGGAGACCGGATCCCGATCATACATTGCAAGTATTCTTAGTTGTGACCGACACCGCAATTAGCGCTGCTTTAATCCAAGAAGATCCTCAGTTCAAGTTGATCTACTTTCTCAGTCGAAGTTTGAAAGAAACGGAAGTTCGGTATCAAAAGCTGGAGAAAATAGCCTTGTCTTTGTCATACGTCGCTCGGCGCCTTCGGCCATATTTTCAAGGGCATCAAGTGATAGTTAGAACTGATTACCCAATAGCCAAAATTTTACGTAAACCTGATTTGGCAGGGAGGATGATAGGATGGTCGGTTGAATTGTCAGAGTTTGGGTTGCAATATGAACCTAGGGGATCACTGAAGGGTCAACACTTAGCTGATTTTGCTGTAGAACTGCCATATGCAGTAGACGGACATGGTTGGAAATTATATGTGGACGGGTCAGCATGCAAAACTGATGGAGGAGCGGGAATTGTTTTAGAAGGCCCAAACGGTATAATTATTGAACAatctattattttcaaattcaaagcCAGCAATAATCAAGCTGAATATGAAGCATTAATTGCTGGAATGGAACTAGCTCGGGATATTGGGGCATACAGTTTAGAGTGTCGTACGGATTCTCAG AACACTCGAGCCAATCGTCTGTCCAAGTTAGctaatggaaaagaaaagggatTCTTGAATTCAGTGATTCGGCAGGTGCTACCCGAACCAAGCATAAGGTGTTTTAGCATTTGTGCCTCTAATAATCCCAATAGTCAGAATTGTTGGAAGGATGAGATCGTTCGGCTAATACGGGAGcaagatgaaagaaagaatcTGCATGCTGAAGAAGCCAAGAAAATATCTAGATATTGTTTGATCGGGGATGATTTGTACCGAAGAGGATATGTGACGCCTATCATGAAGTGTTTGTCGAAAGAGGAAGCAGATTATGTCCTTCGGGAATTACATTATGGCGTGTGTGGAAGGCATACGGGGGGTAGGGCATTGAAAGCTCGTGTCCTAAGGGCGGGATTTTTCTGGCCTACATTGGAGAAAGACTGCTTAGTCTTTTCACAGAAGTGTCTATCCTGCCAAAAACATGGCAATGTGTTCCATGCTCCAGCAACAGAGTTACATAATATAGTTTCCCCATGGCCATTTTCTCAGTGGGGTATGGATAGAGTTGGTCCCTTCCCGATCAGCAGATCTCAAAAGAAATTTCTTCTCGTCGTAGTGGATTATTTCACCAAATGGGTTGAAGTCGAACCACTGGCGAAAATCTCTACTACTCAGGTCAAACGGTTCGTATGGCGCCTCATATGCAGATTTGGACTACCAAGAACCATGATAACAGATAATGGAAGGCAATTTATTGACAAGAGATTACAGAACTTCTACAAAGAATTAGGCATCAACAGCATAACAAGTTCGGTTGAGCATCCTCAGACGAACGGCCAAGCAGAAGCTGCCAACAAGATTATTGTCAATGAACTTAAGAAACGCTTAGGTGAAGCTAAAGGAGGATGGGTGGATGAAATTGATTAG
- the LOC106759880 gene encoding uncharacterized protein LOC106759880 → MTYTALMRMRQGREESLKGFMERFNRTARQVRNVDQRLIVSALTSALRPGPFVDYLYTEELQTMAELQHKLTSFIRIEEGRAYHKAQESEPRGQVQRENINRRVHRMEEGPNGQRRMDQSRILQHTHHTPLNAPRVRVMEEALRLDLLKVVRAPTPLGADENKYCRYHQNRGHTTEDCNTLKDKLESLVQAGHLQKFVRRHQTRAPNVNTNKKDRRSRHDRSRSRSRSRERVVRGVINTISGGFAGGGPSVSARKRHLRSLHHVNQVGVDRKSMHVISFSDEDFHAPDPDQDDPMVIVAMIARYQVGKVLIDQGSSANILYWKTFQQMDIPEGAIRPFHEQIVGFVGERVDTRGYVELKVSLGLEKDAKELQVRFLLVEADTSYNALLGRPCLNAFGAIISTPHLVLKYPADRGRVCTVRAN, encoded by the coding sequence ATGACTTACACGGCCTTGATGAGAATGAGGCAAGGGAGAGAGGAGTCGCTCAAAGGATTCATGGAAAGGTTTAATCGAACGGCTCGACAAGTGCGAAACGTTGATCAGAGGTTGATAGTCAGTGCCTTAACTTCTGCTTTAAGGCCCGGACCATTTGTGGATTACCTATACACTGAAGAGCTACAAACTATGGCTGAATTACAACATAAGCTGACAAGTTTTATTCGaatagaagaaggaagagcTTATCACAAAGCGCAAGAAAGTGAACCGAGAGGTCAGGTACAGAGGGAGAACATAAATCGGAGGGTGCATAGAATGGAAGAGGGACCGAATGGGCAGAGAAGAATGGACCAATCCCGGATCCTGCAGCATACTCACCACACACCACTTAACGCTCCCCGAGTTAGAGTGATGGAAGAAGCATTGAGACTTGATTTGTTAAAGGTGGTTCGGGCTCCTACACCTTTGGGAGCTGATGAGAATAAATATTGTAGATACCATCAAAATAGAGGACATACCACTGAAGATTGCAACACTTTGAAAGATAAATTGGAAAGTCTGGTTCAAGCTGGACATTTGCAGAAATTTGTACGGCGACATCAAACGCGAGCGCCGAACGTGAACACCAAcaaaaaagatagaagaagtaGACATGATCGGAGTAGAAGTAGGAGTCGAAGCAGAGAAAGAGTGGTCAGGGGGGTTATAAATACCATTTCTGGTGGATTCGCAGGAGGAGGTCCATCGGTATCTGCTCGTAAAAGACATTTAAGAAGTTTGCATCATGTGAATCAAGTAGGGGTAGACCGGAAATCAATGCATGTGATTTCCTTCTCAGATGAAGATTTTCATGCTCCAGATCCTGATCAAGATGATCCAATGGTGATAGTAGCTATGATTGCCCGATATCAGGTGGGAAAGGTCTTAATTGACCAAGGAAGCTCGGCCAACATTTTATATTGGAAGACCTTCCAACAGATGGATATACCGGAGGGAGCTATTCGACCCTTTCATGAACAGATTGTAGGCTTCGTGGGAGAGCGGGTAGATACCAGAGGTTACGTTGAACTCAAAGTAAGCTTGGGACTAGAGAAAGATGCTAAAGAACTTCAAGTTCGTTTTCTATTGGTGGAGGCAGACACCTCATATAATGCGCTTTTGGGTCGACCTTGTTTGAACGCCTTTGGAGCAATTATCTCAACTCCACATTTAGTCTTGAAATACCCTGCCGATAGGGGAAGGGTATGCACTGTTCGCGCTAATTAG